One genomic window of Marinobacter adhaerens HP15 includes the following:
- a CDS encoding amidase, giving the protein MKQSEYLRYDATALADLIRRGEVTSGEVCEAAVERATRVNGKLNAICYPQFSEAPAQPFPEQGVFAGVPLLLKDLAQEQADHPCTYGSRGMTKNIAPRDSEFVRRARNGGLVFLGRTATPEFGLKAVTESELWGPTRNPWNTQLTPGGSSGGSGAAAAAGIVPMAGANDGGGSIRIPAAYNGLFGLKPSRGRISSGPFMGEAWTGASTDHVVSRTVRDSAAMLDVLSGPAPGDPFVIPQPPAPYAELVQRSPGSLKIGVFTSSPYNTEVAPECVAAVEETARVLESLGHRVEYAAPEFDGMALARCYLGLYFGEVSALMAKAKEQFGAADSDFELDTRLIGMLGNTMPLSDYVRRRQQWNEFARALGVFFGRYDLYLSPTTGQLPAAIGELETPAHLKFAARLMLKLNAGKLVHRTGQVDQMALESLARTPFTQLANLTGTPAMSVPMHWTAEGLPVGVQLGGPHGAEATLLQLAGQLEEANPWFGNYERLEDAF; this is encoded by the coding sequence ATGAAGCAATCCGAGTACCTCCGTTACGATGCAACCGCTCTCGCTGATCTTATCCGCCGCGGCGAAGTCACTTCCGGTGAAGTATGCGAGGCCGCGGTGGAGCGGGCAACCCGCGTAAACGGCAAGCTCAATGCGATCTGTTATCCCCAGTTCTCCGAAGCGCCAGCCCAGCCCTTTCCCGAGCAGGGTGTTTTTGCGGGCGTCCCCTTGCTGCTCAAGGACCTTGCCCAGGAACAGGCAGACCATCCGTGTACCTACGGAAGCCGCGGTATGACCAAGAATATAGCCCCTCGGGACTCGGAGTTTGTTCGCCGGGCCCGGAATGGCGGCCTGGTATTCCTGGGGCGCACCGCCACGCCCGAGTTTGGTCTGAAAGCGGTCACCGAGTCCGAGCTCTGGGGACCTACCCGTAACCCCTGGAACACCCAGCTCACCCCCGGCGGCTCCAGTGGTGGCTCTGGCGCGGCGGCGGCAGCGGGCATCGTGCCAATGGCGGGCGCCAACGATGGTGGCGGCTCTATCCGTATTCCTGCCGCCTACAACGGGTTGTTCGGACTGAAACCCTCCCGTGGACGGATTTCTTCGGGGCCATTCATGGGCGAAGCCTGGACAGGCGCCTCGACCGATCATGTGGTCAGCCGAACGGTCAGAGACAGTGCCGCGATGTTGGATGTGCTCAGTGGCCCGGCACCGGGCGATCCCTTTGTGATTCCACAGCCGCCGGCGCCTTACGCTGAACTGGTACAGCGGTCCCCCGGCAGTCTGAAAATCGGTGTCTTTACCTCGTCGCCCTATAACACGGAGGTGGCCCCCGAGTGCGTTGCTGCCGTCGAGGAAACCGCCCGGGTTCTCGAGAGTCTCGGTCACAGGGTTGAATACGCGGCGCCGGAGTTCGATGGCATGGCCCTGGCCCGATGTTATCTGGGACTTTACTTTGGCGAAGTGTCTGCCCTGATGGCGAAGGCGAAAGAGCAGTTCGGTGCCGCCGACAGTGATTTCGAGCTGGATACCCGGTTAATTGGCATGCTGGGCAACACCATGCCGCTCTCCGATTACGTTCGCCGCCGCCAGCAGTGGAACGAGTTTGCCCGGGCCCTTGGCGTGTTCTTCGGCCGTTATGATCTTTACCTGAGCCCCACTACCGGGCAGTTGCCTGCGGCCATCGGCGAGCTGGAAACACCAGCCCATCTCAAGTTCGCCGCCCGCCTGATGCTGAAACTCAATGCCGGTAAACTGGTGCATCGAACCGGTCAGGTGGACCAGATGGCGCTGGAAAGCCTGGCGCGAACGCCCTTCACCCAACTGGCCAATCTCACCGGAACGCCGGCCATGTCCGTGCCCATGCACTGGACCGCCGAAGGTTTGCCGGTGGGTGTGCAATTGGGCGGTCCCCACGGCGCCGAGGCGACCCTGCTGCAGCTGGCGGGGCAGTTGGAAGAGGCGAACCCCTGGTTCGGCAACTACGAAAGGCTTGAGGATGCGTTCTGA